In Duganella zoogloeoides, a single genomic region encodes these proteins:
- a CDS encoding CmpA/NrtA family ABC transporter substrate-binding protein gives MKETPNIADNALPPTPADVNVTRRKIIHGASLVAGGSMLGLATGGVWAAGSDKPEKEEVKIGFIPLTDCASVVMASVLGFDKKYGVKFVLSKEASWAGVRDKLSNGDLDAAHVLYGLLYGVQMGIGGQKKDMAVLMGLNNNGQAITLSKKLADKGAVDGASLAKLMRTDKREYTFAQTFPTGTHAMWLYYWMAANGINPMKDAKVITVPPPQMVANMRVGNMDGFCVGEPWNHRAIMDGIGITATTTQDIWKDHPEKVLGSTLEFAKKYPNTCRAMMAAILDAGKWIDASLANKNKMAEVIADKSYVNTSKDAIDQRILGRYQNGLGKTWDDANHMKFYNDGLVNFPYLSDGMWFMTQHRRWGLLKDDPDYLAVAKSVNQIDLYKDAAAMTKTPVPKSPLRTSKLVDGAVWDGSNPKAFAASFKIRA, from the coding sequence ATGAAAGAAACACCAAATATCGCCGACAACGCCTTGCCACCGACCCCGGCCGACGTTAATGTCACGCGCAGGAAAATCATTCATGGCGCAAGTCTGGTCGCAGGAGGAAGCATGTTGGGTTTGGCAACTGGTGGTGTGTGGGCGGCAGGTTCCGATAAACCGGAGAAGGAAGAAGTCAAGATCGGCTTTATTCCACTGACCGACTGCGCGTCGGTGGTGATGGCGTCGGTGCTGGGGTTCGACAAGAAGTATGGCGTCAAGTTCGTGCTGAGCAAGGAGGCCTCGTGGGCCGGCGTGCGCGACAAGCTGTCCAATGGCGACCTCGATGCCGCCCACGTGCTGTACGGCCTGCTGTACGGCGTACAGATGGGCATTGGTGGACAGAAGAAGGACATGGCGGTGCTGATGGGCCTGAACAACAATGGCCAGGCCATCACGCTGTCGAAAAAGCTGGCCGACAAGGGCGCCGTCGATGGCGCCAGCTTGGCCAAGCTGATGCGCACTGACAAGCGCGAGTACACGTTCGCCCAGACCTTCCCGACCGGCACCCACGCCATGTGGCTGTACTACTGGATGGCCGCCAACGGCATCAACCCGATGAAGGACGCCAAAGTGATCACGGTGCCGCCGCCGCAGATGGTGGCCAATATGCGCGTCGGTAATATGGACGGCTTCTGCGTGGGCGAACCGTGGAACCACCGCGCCATCATGGACGGCATCGGCATCACCGCCACCACCACCCAGGACATCTGGAAGGACCACCCGGAAAAAGTGCTGGGCTCCACCCTGGAATTCGCCAAAAAATATCCGAACACCTGCCGCGCCATGATGGCCGCCATCCTGGATGCGGGTAAATGGATCGACGCATCGCTGGCCAACAAGAACAAGATGGCCGAAGTGATCGCCGACAAGTCGTATGTCAACACCAGCAAGGACGCGATCGACCAGCGCATCCTGGGCCGCTACCAGAATGGCCTGGGCAAGACCTGGGACGACGCCAATCACATGAAGTTCTACAACGACGGCCTGGTGAACTTCCCTTACCTGTCGGACGGCATGTGGTTCATGACCCAGCACCGCCGCTGGGGCCTGCTCAAGGACGACCCGGACTACCTGGCCGTGGCCAAGTCGGTCAACCAGATCGACCTGTACAAGGATGCGGCGGCGATGACCAAGACACCGGTGCCGAAAAGCCCGCTGCGCACGTCCAAGCTGGTGGATGGCGCAGTGTGGGATGGCTCGAACCCGAAGGCGTTTGCCGCCTCGTTCAAGATCCGCGCTTAA
- the ntrB gene encoding nitrate ABC transporter permease, which produces MNAMLQPDSAKPLDTEVLEAGKPARRPRRALAANSSARVRQQLSATAMKIVAPLVGAALLVLIWQLITIKNATFPTPLVTFHEAVKMFSDPFYRNSPNDQGIGWNLLASLQRVAVGFGLAALVGIPLGFVIGRVKFVSAMFSPIISLLKPVSPLAWLPIGLLVFQSANPAAIWSIFICSIWPMIINTAVGVQRVPQDYMNVARVLNLSEWKILTKILLPSALPYVLTGVRLSIGTAWLVIVAAEMLTGGVGIGFWVWDEWNNLNVPHIIIAIVAIGFVGLLLEQALMALARAFTYEQVSN; this is translated from the coding sequence ATGAACGCCATGCTCCAACCCGACAGCGCCAAGCCGCTCGATACCGAAGTCCTCGAAGCTGGAAAGCCGGCGCGCCGCCCGCGCCGCGCGCTGGCCGCCAATTCCAGCGCGCGCGTGCGCCAGCAGCTTTCGGCCACCGCCATGAAAATCGTCGCGCCATTGGTGGGCGCCGCCTTGCTGGTGCTGATCTGGCAGCTGATCACCATCAAGAACGCCACCTTCCCGACGCCGCTGGTGACATTCCACGAAGCGGTCAAAATGTTCTCCGATCCGTTCTATCGCAACAGCCCGAATGACCAGGGCATAGGCTGGAACCTGCTGGCGTCCTTGCAGCGGGTGGCGGTGGGCTTCGGCCTGGCTGCGCTGGTCGGCATCCCGCTCGGCTTCGTGATCGGCCGCGTGAAGTTTGTCAGCGCCATGTTCAGCCCCATTATCAGCTTGCTGAAACCGGTGTCGCCGCTGGCCTGGCTGCCGATTGGTCTGCTGGTGTTCCAGTCGGCCAACCCCGCTGCGATCTGGTCGATCTTCATCTGCTCGATCTGGCCGATGATCATCAACACCGCCGTCGGCGTGCAGCGCGTGCCGCAGGACTATATGAACGTGGCGCGCGTACTGAACCTGTCGGAGTGGAAGATCCTGACCAAGATCTTGCTGCCATCGGCGTTGCCGTATGTGCTGACCGGCGTGCGCCTGTCGATCGGCACCGCGTGGCTGGTGATCGTCGCGGCCGAAATGCTGACCGGCGGCGTGGGCATCGGCTTCTGGGTATGGGACGAGTGGAACAATTTGAATGTCCCGCACATCATCATCGCCATCGTGGCCATCGGCTTCGTGGGCCTGCTGCTGGAACAAGCCCTGATGGCGCTGGCCCGAGCTTTCACCTACGAACAAGTGTCGAACTAA